A window of Cottoperca gobio chromosome 16, fCotGob3.1, whole genome shotgun sequence contains these coding sequences:
- the gem gene encoding GTP-binding protein GEM has protein sequence MLSSVRRHSLRLQTELHRWSICDPGSHLLTDSLLARVPACISRSKSCTSYTGESDGGRLSWSSSDSVISTDSTGEPSEPRSPYRVVLLGASGVGKTAFASIFAGAADIMDSEDCELCGDEVCEKEIEVDGEPATITLLDTWDAETDNERAQEHSMQAGDAYLLLYSVTDRASFLRASELRITLRCFRPAQHTPIILVGNKCDLVRRREVSVSEGRACAAVFDCKFIETSAAMQHNVWEAFHGMVRQLRLRRDSKEANKRRRHINCNTRRESLPKKAKRFLNKVMAKNNPSVAFRLKSKSCHDLSVL, from the exons ATGCTGTCCAGTGTGCGCCGGCACAGCCTCCGCCTGCAGACCGAGCTCCACCGGTGGAGCATCTGCGACCCGGGCAGCCACCTGCTCACCGACAGCCTCCTGGCCAGGGTCCCCGCCTGCATCTCCCGCTCCAAATCCTGCACCAGCTACACCGGGGAGTCGGACGGGGGCCGCTTGAGCTGGTCGTCCTCAGACTCGGTCATATCCACCGACTCTACCGGGGAGCCGTCGGAACCCCGGAGCCCGTACCGGGTGGTGCTGTTGGGGGCCAGCGGGGTCGGCAAAACAGCCTTCGCCAGCATCTTCGCCGGGGCAGCGGACATCATGGACAGCGAGGACTGCGAGCTGTGTGGAG ACGAAGTGTGTGAGAAGGAAATTGAAGTGGACGGAGAGCCTGCAACTATAACTCTGCTTGACACATGGGATGCAGAG actgACAACGAACGGGCTCAGGAGCACAGCATGCAGGCAGGTGATGCCTACCTGTTGCTGTACTCTGTTACTGACCGGGCCTCGTTCCTGCGAGCCTCAGAGCTCCGGATAACCCTGCGGTGCTTTCGTCCTGCTCAGCACACACCGATCATCCTGGTGGGAAACAAATGTGACCTGGTGCGACGCAGAGAGGTGTCAGTCAGCG AGGGTCGTgcctgtgctgctgtgtttgacTGCAAGTTTATCGAAACCTCAGCCGCCATGCAGCACAACGTCTGGGAGGCTTTTCACGGCATGGTGCGACAGCTGCGTCTACGCCGAGACTCCAAGGAAGCAAACAAGCGTCGCAGGCACATAAACTGTAACACACGCCGCGAGAGCCTTCCTAAGAAGGCCAAACGTTTCCTCAACAAAGTGATGGCTAAGAACAATCCCAGTGTGGCGTTCAGGCTAAAATCTAAGTCCTGCCATGATCTCTCTGTGCTGTAG
- the LOC115021750 gene encoding fibrinogen silencer-binding protein, producing MASSSVFLSSMVGKARSSNFTLSEKLDLLKLVRPHIRILEEHTNKHAVIVDKNKCWDTVAEQYNALGGDRPHRTAQGLRTLYKRLKESAKQEVMQRRHAQPEYRASISEPTRRIMEMIPHLFHHVPIHEKDQALRRLIYSKHNSPVEHPGSSSSLAGLQDYSAAVPSIPHEVVQLDPEEDVKPPPDLPILSVHSEPGLDGGQEQQEEDQDSGSVHDYEASLSPVTSSVNIPLSPSPLPLRCDLYPNEIYPHHEPDRFRPLHLAKEEHELVLANHRKVAVYLEEKREGLKRKQDLEEELLKAKIKVEKLKAAQLRHGLPVPL from the exons ATGGCATCcagctctgtgtttctgtccagtATGGTGGGTAAAGCTCGCTCCTCCAACTTCACCCTCTCTGAGAAGCTGGACCTGTTGAAGCTGGTCCGTCCTCACATCCGCATCCTGGAGGAGCACACCAACAAGCATGCGGTCATCGTGGACAAAAACAAGTGCTGGGACACTGTTGCTGAGCAGTACAACGCCTTGGGAGGGGACAGACCCCATCGCACCGCTCAGGGCCTCAGGACCCTCTACAAGAGGCTGAAGGAGTCAGCcaagcaggaagtgatgcaGCGGAGACACGCCCAGCCAGAGTACAGAGCGAGCATCTCCGAGCCAACCAGGAGAATTATGGAGATGATCCCTCACCTGTTTCACCATGTGCCCATCCATGAAAAGGACCAGGCACTGCGCAG ATTAATATACAGCAAGCACAACTCTCCTGTCGAACATCCTGGCAGCAGCTCCTCTCTGGCTGGACTCCAGGATTACTCAGCAGCTGTCCCAAGTATCCCCCATGAGGTGGTCCAGCTGGACCCTGAAGAGGATGTTAAACCACCGCCAGACCTCCCCATCCTCTCCGTACACTCGGAGCCAGGGCTGGACGGAGgccaggagcagcaggaggaggaccaGGACTCGGGCAGCGTCCACGATTACGAAGCATCCCTGTCTCCCGTCACTTCCTCCGTTAACATCCCTCTCTCACCCTCGCCGCTGCCCTTACGTTGCGACCTCTACCCCAACGAGATTTACCCTCACCACGAGCCCGACAGGTTTCGCCCTCTGCACCTCGCCAAAGAGGAGCACGAGTTGGTGTTAGCCAATCACAGGAAGGTTGCCGTctacctggaggagaagagggaggggctGAAGAGGAAACAGGACCTGGAGGAGGAACTTCTAAAAGCCAAGATCAAAGTAGAGAAACTAAAGGCTGCTCAACTGAGACACGGACTGCCAGTTCCTCTATAA